The sequence CTGCGCATACAATACCGGCGTCGGCTGGCGGCAGATCATCGAAGAAATGCACAAGACGGCGAGTTTGGCCGATTGGTACAAGGAACACGGCCGCCATGCGGTCTATGCAAAAGGGCATGATGTGCCGCATATCGAAAAGACCCGCTCGCTCAGTCTTCCCGTGATAGCAAAGGTTCTCGAAGCAGACATCGAAAAGCCTGCGGTCTCGCCGTATCTTGTCGAGGAAGGCGAATCAGCCCCAGTCTGACCGAACCGACCGAAGAACAATTATTCGCGCGAATCTGTTGTTCGCCCACCAGATGAACAGTCTCGTTTTCTCAAATATGCTGCACCGGCCCGCGCGGACCGTCGTGAGTGTTCTTGGCATAGGCGTGGGTGTGTTGCTGATCGTTTTTACGATTGGGCTAGCGAACGGCAGCCTTCGTGAGCGAGCCGCACGCGAGGCCAATGTGGGGGCCGAGATCATGTTTCGTGCATCAGGCAGCATGGGCCTGACCGGAGCGGACGTGCTTCGGTTGCCCGTGTCGCTCGGTGCTGACCTTGAGAAGGTTGACGGTGTCGAGGCTGTGGTTCCAATAGGTCAGAACAGTGTCATGGCGAACGAGACGACGACCGGCAACCGGCTGATCGACGGTATTCCGTTCGACAAGTATGCGGAGATCTCAGGGCTCGAGGTGGTCGAAGGGCGGAAGTTTGTCGATGGCCGGGATGAGATGATGACCGATCCGACATGGCTCGAACGACGAAAAAAGAAGGTTGGCGACAAGTTTCAGATATACGAACGCGATTTTGTGATAGTCGGAGCCTATGAACCAAGCGCGGGTGCACGAGTAAAGATACCTCTCTCAACGATGCAGGCCCAGTTGGGCGCGGACGATCTGGCT is a genomic window of Chloracidobacterium sp. containing:
- a CDS encoding ABC transporter permease, coding for MNSLVFSNMLHRPARTVVSVLGIGVGVLLIVFTIGLANGSLRERAAREANVGAEIMFRASGSMGLTGADVLRLPVSLGADLEKVDGVEAVVPIGQNSVMANETTTGNRLIDGIPFDKYAEISGLEVVEGRKFVDGRDEMMTDPTWLERRKKKVGDKFQIYERDFVIVGAYEPSAGARVKIPLSTMQAQLGADDLASAFLIKVQPGRTPQEVGDLLHARFPDNQIILTSELEELYMQGVPALNVFLDVVVGVAGGISALIILLTMYTTVTERTRQIGVLKSLGMSRFGIALTIVKEALLISLGGVIFGVLATVLLRAATVKWTSLTVAIEPQVVAAVVVVGLISGVIGALYPGLRAARLDAVEALNYE